The DNA segment CATTTGACTACCCCTTTTTTCTCTTTTCTCAAAAAATGAATCATGCATAAAAATACTGGCCATAAAATTATTCCATAGCTGACATAGAAGATATTTTCATGCAATGTCTTTTTAATTGTTTGAGAAAAAGGCAGACTGATTAATACATAAACACATACAGCCGTAAAGTAAATGTGATACTGACTATTTTTAGCACGAACAGATTCTATGCCTTTCTTTACCACCCATATATAAGCACTAATTGTCGATAAAATTAAAAACACCCAAATAGTGATACCAATTGTATCGATTCTTTCTACAAAGGAGAGTCTGACTGCTTGAAATAATTCAAGCACCGGGTAGAACATATGTTTAAGTTGCCACTCAGAAAAATACATCACCGCCACAACTGAAGTCATGAAATATATTAAGACTGTTATCCAAATACCCAAAGAGGCTTGCTTAAATACTTTTTTTTGATTAATAATATAAGGAAAGTACACCAAAATAAGTTCATAGCCAACCATTGAACTATAGCCGAGTTTAGTAGCTTCCAAAAATTCAGAAATTGAGAAGTTAAACAGTGGCAATAAATGACTGATTTCTCCTTCTACGTAACCCCACCTTAAGAAGTAAACGAGTCCAATCGTAAAAAAAAAGGTGAAGATGCAAAACCTCGCAACTGACTTAATACCCCCATTTACAATAAGTACTGCTAATAGCAAGATAAAAAATGAATGGAAAAGATTTGACCGGTCAGGTAGTATGGCAATTTGAATAAGGTCTAAATAGTTTTGAAGGACTGAAGCAATTACTAGAACCACATAGACAATTAATAAAATATTTAACAGTTTCCCGATTTTTTTTCCAAGTAATTTTTCGTGTATATCAAACAAGTCATCTTCTTTATATTGTAAGGCGAGCCAAACCATTGGAATGAGCGTAATATTAGCAAGAACACCAAAAAAAAGTGGAATCCACCATTGACTATAGCCTAATGGGCTTACTACTTGATTAAAGGACAATAAACCCATGCCAATCATGACATTCTGAACCAAAAAAACTACATGATAGCCATTTAATACTTTCTTTTTAGTTACATCCACTTCTTTCACCTGCCTATTTAGAATCTAATTTCACCTGTTTAGCTCTAGATATCCCTTTTCTTTTTTTAATATACACCATGGGAAAACGAATGAGTTGGTCATACAAATCTGACCATGCTCTTGGAATGACTGGTGACATATATGGAGTCCCTAATGATGTTAAATTCAATAAATGATTAAATAACCAAACAAAAGCAATCATTTGACCAAGTAATCCAAATAACCCTGCCGCTAATATAAAAAGATAGCGAACAACTCGGCTCGCATTACTCATAAGAAAGGTGGGTAATAAAAATGACAGCAACGCAGAAGTTGCGACAAGAACAATCAATGTATTACTGACAAGTCCAGCTTCAACTGCTGCAGTGCCGATAACAATACCCCCAACAATACCAATCGTTTGACCAATTTTCGTAGGCATTCGGGACCCAGCTTCTCTTAAGACTTCAATGACGAGTTCGATAAAAAGCACTTCGATTACAGGTGGAAATGGCACACCACTTCTTGATTCTTCCAATACCATTAATATTTCAAAAGGAAGAATTCCTTGATGATAAGAAAGTGCTGAAATATAAAGAGGTGTTAGCATAATGGTAATGAAAAAACCCGCAAATCGTATCATCCTTAAGAGCGAAGATGTTCCCCATCTATTGTAATAGTCTTCAGGAGACTTAAACATTTCAAAAAATGAGTATGGACAAATCATTACGCTCTGACTATTTTCCATGACAACGATAATACGACCGTCTAATAAATAATTAGACGCAGAATCAGGTCTTGATGTCATACCTATATGAGGAAATATTGAAAAGGGCTTATCTTCAATTAACTGAGTTAGTATCGTGATGTCTATAAAATTATCATAGTCAATTTCATTTATTCGTTGCTCAAGACGTTGAAGATTTTCATTGTTAACAAGATGTTCGATATACATGATTGATATTTTCGTATTCGTTTCTTTTCCTATAATACGATCCTTACTTTTCAAACCTGGTTGATGAATT comes from the Paenisporosarcina antarctica genome and includes:
- a CDS encoding GerAB/ArcD/ProY family transporter, whose protein sequence is MDVTKKKVLNGYHVVFLVQNVMIGMGLLSFNQVVSPLGYSQWWIPLFFGVLANITLIPMVWLALQYKEDDLFDIHEKLLGKKIGKLLNILLIVYVVLVIASVLQNYLDLIQIAILPDRSNLFHSFFILLLAVLIVNGGIKSVARFCIFTFFFTIGLVYFLRWGYVEGEISHLLPLFNFSISEFLEATKLGYSSMVGYELILVYFPYIINQKKVFKQASLGIWITVLIYFMTSVVAVMYFSEWQLKHMFYPVLELFQAVRLSFVERIDTIGITIWVFLILSTISAYIWVVKKGIESVRAKNSQYHIYFTAVCVYVLISLPFSQTIKKTLHENIFYVSYGIILWPVFLCMIHFLRKEKKGVVK
- a CDS encoding spore germination protein — protein: MKIWKRSKKLVENSKEKSPNHATSNTGKVTISNIKNALENIDDAVYKEYQTARGPVTLIYLNSLIDSLVLHKTVVSPIVSNDDQIIEAYEKLDNTNLHDTLMVITEGNTLIYFHNEQHFLKANTYSPPHRSIMSSEIESTVVGPQDSFTESLKINLSLIKRRIHQPGLKSKDRIIGKETNTKISIMYIEHLVNNENLQRLEQRINEIDYDNFIDITILTQLIEDKPFSIFPHIGMTSRPDSASNYLLDGRIIVVMENSQSVMICPYSFFEMFKSPEDYYNRWGTSSLLRMIRFAGFFITIMLTPLYISALSYHQGILPFEILMVLEESRSGVPFPPVIEVLFIELVIEVLREAGSRMPTKIGQTIGIVGGIVIGTAAVEAGLVSNTLIVLVATSALLSFLLPTFLMSNASRVVRYLFILAAGLFGLLGQMIAFVWLFNHLLNLTSLGTPYMSPVIPRAWSDLYDQLIRFPMVYIKKRKGISRAKQVKLDSK